tttgctgtttAAGAGACAAGCTCATCTGTGGGGAGGATAACAGTTCCCTTTCACAGGTGAGTGTCACATTATTAGGTTATACTCCTCAATTCTACCTGCTGaggaattttttcttcttccctctgttgtGGGGTAAAGTTTCTCCTAGCCGTATCATACAGGAGATCTTAAGTCTTGTCCCTCACTTCCCCCTTATTGCAGGGCTGCACACATCCTGGAGGAGTGTTGTGGGAAATGAGCTATCAAAGATTGCTCAGGAGCACGTAGAGCTACTCTCTGTAGTGTAAGACGAGTTTGGGTTTCATTGAAGTCTCCTTTCAACCCAAGACAACTCATTATTCCATTCTTCACATAGTTTCTAGCTAGTTTCTTGTACTCTCCATTATCTTAGCAGCTTAATTCCATTACTATAATTATgacttctttcttgttttttcttccttccctgtgtTTCAGACTTAGCTCCATCCCGCAGACATGTCCTGCTATGACCTGTGTTCTCCCACTCCCTGTGGCCCAACCCCACTGGCGAATAGCTGCAAtgagccctgtgtcaggcagtgccaggaTTCAACATACGTGATCCAGCCCTCTCCtgtggtggtgaccctgcccggcccgatcctcagctccttcccacaAAATACCACAGTGGGATCCTCAGCATCTGCAGCTGTAGGAGATGCTCTCAATGCTGGCGGGGTCCCTATCTCCTCTGGCAGCTCCTTGGGGCTCGGGAGCCTTGGATATTCAGGTCTAGGTGGCCTTTATGGGAGGTCCTACCGTCGTTACAACCGGTGTGGGCCATGATGAAGTCTTGGGGAAAAACCACAAAGGAACAACGAGAAGCTTAAAAGTGTGATCCGGATGCAGGACTGAGTTCATGACCATGGCCATATGCTTGCTGACCACCCTCAGCTTTTCCCTAAGCTAATGGGACTGCAGGAGCTTGGCATTTCTGATTTAATGCCTTTCTCTGTTATCAATGAGGtgaaaaatgtaacttttattGTTGCATGTAGGAGTCGGGTGTCCAGCTGTAAAGCATTACCTTGAAATGGATGATTAGTTTGATCCATATTCAACCCTACTGCTTTCTTATgctgtacattttttttaatttctagttCTCACTCATTAAATTTATGGTGCATCGTAATATGCGTCTTGCAAtgttcttcctctctcttcctctttggAGCCTTTTGTGGGAGAAATTTGCCTGTGTATAAATTCTCAGTACCAGGCAGATCTTCATTTAAATCATACCATACCAATTAGTAAGGAGGTAATCATAGATAGATGTAGCAATGGGTAATACCCCTTTTTTCATAGATATATTTTCCCTCAGTCACACTTCTTTAAGTACAATATGAAACAATCATTCCTGGCTAACAAACAATAAATGGGGAGAAATAGGTGGGAAAGGTAACACTGTCTTACAGGCAATATATCATTTCATCACTTGGTATTCCAATTCATTGGAGCTCATAAAATCTCAGCAATCTCTTGTAGCGTTCGCTGCATATCagggtgccacgattagatcactggtcggcccggaccagggaaagagacagataacacacacagtgtgagcgccaacttctgccttttattgcACAGTTGATTCCTTTTATAttaacaagggtaggcggggTTGCAGatacgtcatagggctgcgactaaccctccgtCTTTCTGTaacatcgcgagatcttccggacgccgaaccctacatctccccctccctatGACTAACTAgtttctattgttatgaacagcTTCACACAAAGAACTAACTGTGTAAAGTACTATAAAcataagcatatttctacaactaagtttaaacactgtatcttaaacacctgtaaatgtcccatttaccctgcagagcaagaagctcctttatagaaattcacacaagtgataaatggaaagttaaggctaggaaagaattacttctattactttataaagtttatcgttggtgcactgatgttaaggcttactgtCTAAGGCACTCAGATTCCCggctgtgagctctgacagccagaTCCCATACAGGCATGTActgatggactctgagagggatgtcatccagatacacatcagggccCCTCAGTTGGTTTTGCTTGCCCCTGtcagaaatttgtagcggatacccaaggtgtcacaagccaggaaaggatgacagtgatctgtaagaaaaaacactcaaacactacgaggttagggcGGGACAAACCATATGACTagggacccatttcagtagcccttcaggaGTCTGTAGgcaggcataccctcgcccgagacaacgcagctcaaacggcccatcctattggcgtgtctgaaggtcacgcacgtggaccaacgggtaggggcCTTTCTCTTCCATGTTCGTAAAATGTCATTGCACCGCCATCTGTTCCAGGTCCCCGcaaactgtctgatttaatgaagttaacgcagttaacagaagacgctgtgtacaGAGATCAGGTGTGTTctcctgtaaccaggagggctcctcctgctccccctccctaagccgatcgagtaaggtctttaaggttcgatgtgctcgttctacaatggcctggctggtgctattatgagggatgTTATGTATAAGGTCAATACCCCAGATCGTACAAAACCGTTTCACCTTTTCCCCGGTATAAGCTGCACCATTGTCCGTCTTAATctctttaggcacacccagcactgcaaaagaagcgtgaagatgtcattcaatatgtaaggccttttctccagtttgtactgtggcccacatggcagcaggataggtatcaatctgcacgtgcgctcgtacccaagagttctaccagaggggccatatcgttattagtgataccgcaaagattccgcacccactggatatctcccacaagcttccggacatcatgtaccgttgaaatttctaacattgctagcatctatgtgccacctcaaatacttccaaggtgctgccttttgcaccttttcaggagcaattattactccgcgatggcttaagatgtcctgcaattgagttaaaatttcatcctgtggcaagttccttccccctatcaaaatgtcatccatataatgataaataattaactgaggaaactgctttcttacaggctctaatgcccaggccacatatacctgacacatcgtgggggaattgcgcattcattgcggtaacaggacccaatggtatctcttatagggctctgccttattaatcgatggtaccgaaaaggcaaactgttcagcgtcatctgggtgcaagggaatggtgaaaaaaaccaaTCCTTTAGATcgataattaacaaatcccattcttctggaagcataactggagacggcaaacccagctgcagggctcccatactgtccatcactgcattcacagctctgagacctgcggtttccctgtggagccgaatccatcatctccacgttgtacttcacctgggttcggaacacatgacctgaatggaactaattgtgctattctggtacctttaggaatagaaacaggagggattaaaacatgaatcataattttcacagtcccacaataatctgcatcaataagccctaGGACTACCACGATTCCATATTGACTCAcagcattctttaatttctcaatgaccttccagtcaaatgcctccttttttttttttttttttttgctcccctccaatgcctctccctcttgTCCACAGcagctactgcaggcggctccaCGTCTATCGCGGGCACAGTTGGTTTCACTGTCTCTAGTTCC
This genomic window from Haliaeetus albicilla chromosome 10, bHalAlb1.1, whole genome shotgun sequence contains:
- the LOC104322687 gene encoding feather keratin B-4, producing the protein MSCYDLCSPTPCGPTPLANSCNEPCVRQCQDSTYVIQPSPVVVTLPGPILSSFPQNTTVGSSASAAVGDALNAGGVPISSGSSLGLGSLGYSGLGGLYGRSYRRYNRCGP